From the genome of Geothrix sp. 21YS21S-4, one region includes:
- a CDS encoding HD-GYP domain-containing protein, with protein MPAPSLLLGDALANRCSQVLYRCLEEVGSTKGALYLRPSGGGGFQVVSFYGWPRGTRPPVALAEDHPLVVKVHRERRAFVVNDASGSPELAAFGQGGEWPRYFIAPVYLQGDWVGLLVQRDRIKGGTFDLERDGPPTLAICEDLAAGLKVFRFDGGGEAVPFRDPQPEVTSPGTGVDFVPTSPGTGVEALPTAAALIDEVAPPPERLLPPPGLGAESVPAGENRPPASGPGQQEHLFGFLGGQAGYAPLPWEGDRTLSGWVAPASDEVPRRPGMVPPEQRAYFWEVAGLLGEILSASAVVLWIEDPEEIRPLLAYSMFPLSADLQQQILAHATFHLPEVREPELRLITRTEMPEVPELKGAFATYLPLLLNEAPHGYDLLMVFRVEDHSFSRTEIEAIHQLARMLGLYLQEARLHERYHHAFLSVSHRILKSGEARVPALRPHSLATARLARELALRLELPTEEVEAISIAAILHDVGMLMLDPGMLAKAQLTDDEMRKVRNHPELAAVFLRDLRFPFDVVRMIRHHHERWDGRGYPEGLRETAIPIGSRIIGLIEAYEVMTSGKGYRRPRGFRQVLAEIHNEAGSQFDPTVVEAFSDLMTRKDGRA; from the coding sequence ATGCCGGCCCCTTCTCTCCTCCTCGGTGATGCGCTCGCCAACCGGTGTTCCCAGGTTCTGTACCGCTGCCTGGAGGAGGTTGGAAGCACCAAGGGCGCCCTCTACCTCCGGCCTTCGGGCGGCGGCGGATTCCAGGTGGTGAGCTTCTACGGCTGGCCCCGCGGGACGCGCCCCCCCGTGGCTCTGGCGGAGGATCATCCCCTCGTGGTGAAGGTCCACCGGGAACGGCGGGCCTTCGTGGTGAACGACGCTTCCGGCTCACCCGAGCTGGCCGCGTTCGGGCAGGGCGGGGAATGGCCCCGCTACTTCATCGCGCCGGTCTACCTCCAGGGGGACTGGGTGGGCCTTCTGGTCCAGCGGGACCGGATCAAGGGCGGGACCTTCGACCTGGAGCGCGACGGGCCTCCCACGCTGGCCATCTGCGAGGATCTGGCCGCGGGGCTGAAGGTCTTCCGGTTCGACGGGGGCGGAGAGGCGGTACCCTTCCGGGACCCCCAGCCCGAGGTCACCTCTCCCGGCACGGGCGTGGACTTCGTCCCGACTTCCCCCGGGACGGGGGTCGAGGCGCTGCCCACGGCCGCCGCCTTGATCGACGAGGTGGCGCCTCCGCCGGAGCGCCTGCTTCCTCCGCCGGGGCTGGGCGCCGAGAGCGTGCCGGCGGGCGAGAACCGCCCCCCGGCCAGCGGCCCCGGGCAGCAGGAGCACCTGTTCGGGTTTCTCGGCGGACAGGCGGGCTACGCGCCCCTGCCGTGGGAAGGCGACCGCACCCTCAGCGGCTGGGTGGCGCCCGCGTCCGACGAAGTCCCCCGCCGGCCGGGGATGGTGCCCCCGGAGCAGCGGGCCTACTTCTGGGAGGTGGCCGGGTTGCTGGGCGAGATCCTGTCGGCCAGCGCCGTGGTGCTGTGGATCGAGGATCCGGAGGAGATCCGGCCGCTGCTGGCCTACAGCATGTTTCCCCTGTCCGCGGACCTGCAGCAGCAGATCCTCGCCCACGCCACCTTCCACCTTCCGGAGGTGCGGGAGCCGGAACTGCGCCTGATCACGCGGACGGAGATGCCCGAGGTCCCCGAGCTGAAGGGCGCGTTCGCCACCTACCTCCCGCTGCTGCTCAACGAAGCGCCCCACGGCTACGACCTGCTGATGGTGTTCCGGGTGGAGGACCACTCGTTCTCGCGGACGGAGATCGAGGCCATCCATCAGCTGGCGCGGATGCTGGGCCTCTACCTGCAGGAGGCGCGGCTGCACGAGCGCTACCACCACGCGTTCCTGTCCGTGAGCCACCGCATCCTGAAATCCGGCGAGGCCCGCGTCCCGGCCCTCCGTCCCCACAGCCTGGCCACGGCCCGGCTGGCGCGGGAGCTGGCCCTCCGCCTGGAGCTGCCCACGGAGGAGGTGGAGGCGATCAGCATCGCGGCGATCCTGCACGACGTGGGGATGCTGATGCTCGATCCCGGGATGCTCGCCAAGGCGCAGCTGACGGACGACGAGATGCGGAAGGTGCGGAACCATCCGGAGCTGGCGGCGGTGTTCCTGCGCGACCTCCGCTTCCCCTTCGACGTGGTGCGGATGATCCGGCACCACCACGAGCGCTGGGACGGCCGCGGGTATCCCGAGGGCCTGCGCGAGACCGCCATTCCCATCGGCAGCCGGATCATCGGGCTGATCGAGGCCTACGAGGTGATGACCAGCGGGAAGGGCTACCGGCGCCCCCGGGGCTTCCGGCAAGTCCTGGCGGAGATCCACAACGAGGCGGGCTCCCAGTTCGATCCCACCGTGGTGGAGGCCTTTTCCGACCTGATGACCAGGAAGGATGGGCGGGCCTGA
- a CDS encoding type II secretion system protein translates to MPSRRSQRGFTMALALALAVVMGLMLMKSGPNMIAEVQRENEAELIFRGEAMATALRIYFAKAGRYPTDLDELMKVRPRILRQKYKDPMTADGQWELITQVQPGASGNKDGLPIVGVRSHSMLDSFRIYQNKTLVHDWIFTADQNLLGVAPVVDDEKVRSLLKGTVSKGTTDAATTTATKP, encoded by the coding sequence ATGCCCTCTCGCCGTTCCCAGCGCGGATTCACCATGGCCCTCGCCCTCGCCCTGGCGGTGGTGATGGGCCTGATGCTGATGAAGAGCGGGCCGAACATGATCGCCGAGGTCCAGCGGGAGAACGAGGCGGAGCTGATCTTCCGGGGGGAGGCGATGGCCACCGCGCTGCGGATCTACTTCGCCAAGGCCGGGCGCTATCCCACGGACCTGGACGAGCTGATGAAGGTCCGCCCCCGGATCCTCCGGCAGAAGTACAAGGACCCGATGACCGCCGACGGGCAGTGGGAGCTGATCACCCAGGTGCAGCCCGGCGCGTCGGGCAACAAGGACGGGCTGCCCATCGTGGGGGTCCGCAGCCACAGCATGCTGGACAGCTTCCGCATCTACCAGAACAAGACGCTGGTCCACGACTGGATCTTCACGGCGGACCAGAACCTGCTGGGCGTGGCGCCGGTGGTGGACGATGAGAAGGTCCGCTCCCTCCTCAAGGGGACCGTGAGCAAGGGCACCACCGACGCGGCCACGACGACCGCGACCAAACCCTGA
- a CDS encoding D-alanyl-D-alanine carboxypeptidase/D-alanyl-D-alanine-endopeptidase yields MRPSAALAALLLMPALAAQDFQAWARGLEARNIAVSAGIWDVETGRALERYLDGQALVPASTTKVVTTYAILKTLKPESVIETEVWGDLRDGVVQGDLTFKGDGDPLFTSERIWMLAQSLKRQGVRRVTGSVRLDQSAFDAQRRPVGWENTSADTLPEVRALSVNFNRDDNGRPVADPDRAARETLQRILQESGIPVEGRVPAVEPIAGPAPRKLAAWTSPPLRAVVQDVNKWSNNFMAEMLVRRFGAGSWPRGVQRVQDFYRTAFDLGPDAIRITDGSGLSKENRLSARILAIILRGAYHDFEVGPEFVSSLKIIGGEPWQLRVKDANLARRVRVKTGHLDRVTSLCGYLQTLDGRVRVFAILLNGAAREEDIWEQVSRWANEAPPP; encoded by the coding sequence ATGCGCCCTTCCGCGGCTTTGGCCGCCCTGCTCCTGATGCCCGCCCTGGCCGCCCAGGATTTCCAGGCCTGGGCCCGCGGGCTGGAGGCCCGGAACATCGCCGTTTCCGCCGGGATCTGGGACGTGGAGACGGGCAGGGCGCTGGAGCGGTACCTGGACGGCCAGGCCCTCGTTCCCGCCAGCACCACCAAGGTCGTCACCACCTACGCCATCCTCAAGACCCTCAAGCCCGAATCCGTCATCGAGACGGAGGTCTGGGGCGACCTCCGCGACGGCGTGGTCCAGGGGGACCTCACCTTCAAGGGCGACGGCGACCCGCTGTTCACCAGCGAGCGCATCTGGATGTTGGCGCAGAGCCTGAAGCGCCAGGGCGTCCGCCGCGTGACCGGCAGCGTGCGGCTGGACCAGAGCGCCTTCGACGCCCAGCGTCGGCCCGTGGGATGGGAGAACACGTCCGCCGACACGCTGCCCGAGGTGAGGGCCCTCTCCGTCAACTTCAACCGGGACGACAACGGGCGGCCCGTGGCGGATCCCGATCGCGCCGCGCGCGAGACCCTCCAGCGGATCCTGCAGGAATCCGGAATCCCCGTCGAAGGCCGCGTTCCCGCGGTGGAACCCATCGCCGGGCCCGCGCCGCGAAAACTCGCCGCGTGGACCTCGCCTCCCCTGCGGGCGGTGGTCCAGGACGTCAACAAGTGGTCCAACAACTTCATGGCGGAGATGCTGGTGCGCCGCTTCGGCGCCGGCTCCTGGCCCCGGGGCGTCCAGCGCGTCCAGGACTTCTACCGCACGGCCTTCGACCTCGGTCCTGACGCCATCCGCATCACGGACGGCTCGGGGCTGAGCAAGGAGAACCGCCTGTCGGCGCGCATCCTCGCCATCATCCTGCGGGGCGCCTACCACGACTTCGAGGTGGGTCCCGAGTTCGTGTCTTCGCTCAAGATCATCGGAGGCGAGCCCTGGCAGCTGCGGGTGAAGGACGCCAACCTCGCGCGCCGCGTGCGGGTGAAGACCGGCCACCTCGACCGCGTCACCAGCCTGTGCGGCTATCTTCAGACCCTGGACGGCCGGGTGCGCGTCTTCGCGATCCTCCTGAACGGCGCCGCGCGGGAGGAGGACATCTGGGAGCAGGTCTCCCGCTGGGCCAACGAGGCGCCGCCTCCATAG
- a CDS encoding PleD family two-component system response regulator gives MPRIAIVDDSRLIRAFTASALQARGFEVVEVDPTSLFDVLQILRAEAVDMLLVDLLMPACPGEKLVRACRADERLKELPILMVSAHRDEETVLFLQSLGVSGFLLKPVDAATLADRVTEVLAAG, from the coding sequence ATGCCGCGCATCGCCATCGTGGACGACAGCCGCCTCATCCGGGCCTTCACGGCCTCCGCCCTCCAGGCGAGGGGATTCGAGGTCGTGGAAGTGGATCCCACCTCCCTGTTCGACGTGCTGCAGATCCTGCGGGCGGAAGCGGTGGACATGCTGCTGGTGGATCTCCTGATGCCCGCCTGTCCCGGCGAGAAGCTGGTGCGGGCCTGCCGGGCCGACGAACGGCTGAAGGAACTCCCCATCCTGATGGTGTCGGCCCACCGCGACGAGGAGACGGTGCTGTTCCTCCAGTCGCTGGGCGTGTCCGGCTTCCTGTTGAAGCCCGTGGACGCCGCGACGCTGGCGGACCGGGTGACCGAGGTCCTTGCCGCGGGCTGA
- a CDS encoding DMT family transporter — translation MDGTEARDARGLAALILGASLLGFAAMLVRWAAPAGPLAVGFYRMAIALPPVAWLAWKARRPDRPEIMRARGWCALAGVCFVADLWMWHSALHHTSAANATLLVALAPIWVAVVSVAWMGAKLRKGFWAGVILALLGALILGFAKGARWGTGRGELLGALASLAYGAFTLALGRARRDLSAPEALFWVILWCTAGFGILGLAHGETFGGYPVRAWWALAGLGLVVQVAAWWLITWGMGHVPTNLGAMGLMVQPVATVALGWLLLGESVRPLQGVGTLLVLAGIAACAFARPTATRA, via the coding sequence ATGGACGGAACGGAGGCGCGGGACGCCAGGGGGCTGGCGGCCCTGATTCTGGGGGCTTCGCTCCTGGGGTTCGCCGCGATGCTGGTGCGCTGGGCCGCTCCCGCGGGACCGCTGGCGGTGGGCTTCTACCGCATGGCGATCGCCCTGCCGCCCGTGGCATGGCTGGCGTGGAAGGCCCGCCGGCCGGACCGCCCGGAGATCATGCGGGCCCGCGGCTGGTGCGCGCTCGCGGGCGTCTGCTTCGTGGCGGACCTGTGGATGTGGCACTCCGCCCTGCACCACACGAGCGCCGCCAACGCCACCCTCCTGGTGGCCCTGGCGCCCATCTGGGTGGCCGTGGTGTCCGTGGCCTGGATGGGCGCCAAGCTGCGGAAGGGCTTCTGGGCGGGCGTGATCCTGGCGCTCCTGGGCGCTCTGATCCTGGGCTTCGCCAAGGGCGCCCGCTGGGGCACGGGCCGGGGCGAACTGCTGGGTGCCCTGGCTTCCCTGGCCTACGGCGCCTTCACCTTGGCCCTGGGCCGCGCGCGGCGGGACCTCAGCGCACCCGAGGCCCTGTTCTGGGTGATCCTCTGGTGCACGGCGGGCTTCGGGATCCTGGGACTCGCCCACGGCGAGACCTTCGGCGGCTATCCGGTCCGTGCCTGGTGGGCCCTGGCGGGCCTGGGCCTGGTGGTGCAGGTGGCGGCCTGGTGGCTGATCACCTGGGGCATGGGCCACGTGCCCACCAACCTCGGCGCCATGGGCCTCATGGTGCAGCCCGTCGCCACGGTGGCCCTGGGCTGGCTGCTGTTGGGCGAATCCGTGCGGCCCCTGCAGGGGGTGGGGACGCTCCTCGTCCTGGCGGGCATCGCGGCCTGCGCCTTCGCGCGGCCGACCGCTACTCGGGCGTGA